A genomic stretch from bacterium includes:
- the mqnC gene encoding cyclic dehypoxanthinyl futalosine synthase: MITIDTIADKVYAGERLSSEEGVWLFHYPNLPELAVLANLVRRRKHPEDVVTYVIGRIVNYTNVCWVRCKFCGFYRKPGEVGGYTLSDDEVLGKVGELIDTGGSEVLFQGGLNPSLKIDYYERIFSLIMQRYPSAILHALSPAEVKYIAHISKLSLRDCIVRLKEVGLHSIPGAGGEILVDRVRNQIAPNKDTTQEWLDCMRTAHELGLGTTASMMFGHVETVEDRVEHLIRIRELQDDTGGFRAFITWSFQPEDTNLPIEKKASGFDYLRTVAVSRLMLDNVDNLQVSILTQGPKIAQLALGYGINDFGSVMIEENVVSAAGSKFILNANEIESLIKSAGYEPRRRNTRYEYVP, encoded by the coding sequence TTGATTACCATCGATACGATTGCAGATAAGGTATATGCAGGGGAGCGGCTTAGCTCGGAGGAGGGTGTTTGGCTCTTTCATTATCCTAACTTGCCTGAATTGGCGGTTTTGGCCAATTTGGTAAGGCGGCGGAAGCATCCGGAGGATGTTGTTACTTATGTGATTGGGCGGATTGTTAATTACACTAATGTGTGTTGGGTGCGGTGCAAGTTTTGTGGTTTTTATCGAAAGCCGGGAGAAGTCGGGGGGTATACCCTTAGTGATGATGAGGTTTTGGGGAAGGTTGGGGAACTCATCGATACGGGGGGCAGCGAGGTGCTTTTTCAGGGTGGGTTGAACCCTTCGCTCAAAATTGATTATTATGAGCGTATCTTCAGCCTTATTATGCAGCGTTACCCCAGCGCAATTCTTCATGCGCTCTCGCCTGCGGAAGTGAAGTATATTGCCCATATCTCCAAATTGAGCCTTCGTGATTGTATAGTGCGATTGAAGGAAGTCGGATTGCACTCGATTCCGGGGGCAGGGGGGGAGATATTGGTTGATCGGGTGCGGAACCAGATTGCGCCGAATAAGGACACCACTCAAGAGTGGTTGGATTGCATGCGCACAGCGCATGAACTTGGCTTGGGCACGACAGCGAGTATGATGTTCGGGCATGTGGAGACTGTGGAAGACAGGGTGGAGCATCTTATTCGTATTCGCGAGCTTCAGGACGATACGGGTGGGTTTCGGGCATTTATCACTTGGAGTTTTCAGCCGGAAGATACGAATTTGCCCATCGAAAAGAAGGCTTCTGGATTTGATTATCTTCGAACGGTGGCCGTCTCACGCCTGATGTTAGACAATGTAGATAACCTTCAAGTGTCTATTTTAACTCAGGGCCCGAAGATAGCCCAGCTTGCTCTTGGATATGGGATTAATGATTTTGGCTCTGTGATGATTGAAGAGAATGTGGTTAGCGCTGCCGGGAGCAAATTCATCCTAAATGCCAACGAAATTGAAAGCCTCATTAAGTCCGCCGGATATGAACCCCGCCGCCGCAACACACGCTACGAGTATGTACCCTAA
- the nadB gene encoding L-aspartate oxidase, which yields MDEMANYDFVVIGSGIAGLTFALNVADAGTVALVTKKERSESNTNYAQGGIAAAVGATDSWEFHYQDTLVAGAGLCHHDAVEALVKEGPDLIKWLQTQGANFDVTDGPDPHFLLGREGGHRQNRIVHHADKTGWESERTLLSSLKSRPNITVFEHFFALDLAITEGECIGVHLLDTHSGQIVQFGAKAVALATGGCGQAYLYTTNPPIATGDGVAMARRAGATIANMEFIQFHPTTLYHNEARSFLISEAVRGEGGLLIRKNGERFMDAYHSMAELAPRDIVARAIDAELKEHNEECVYLDITHLASDFIQKRFPSIYKRCLSVGLDITKEPIPVVPAAHYSCGGVVTDLNGRTNLPRLYACGEVSCTGVHGANRLASNSLLEALVFGERAAKDALNWLQKPAPVKATPLPQASAHKIDNTAVFKFRKQIQEIMWSQVGIVRTNERLVQAQRELDALAIEALPLLQSPTPTADSAEIRNLFDVANMIIECAINRKESRGLHYTLDYPDKDDERFLKDTILAPQVKIECNRP from the coding sequence ATGGACGAAATGGCCAATTACGACTTTGTTGTTATCGGAAGTGGAATTGCAGGACTAACATTTGCGCTTAATGTTGCTGATGCAGGCACGGTTGCGCTGGTAACTAAAAAGGAGCGCTCCGAGTCGAACACTAACTACGCCCAAGGGGGGATAGCTGCTGCGGTGGGAGCAACTGACTCTTGGGAGTTTCATTATCAAGACACTTTAGTTGCGGGCGCCGGGCTTTGCCACCATGACGCAGTCGAAGCCTTGGTTAAAGAAGGACCCGACCTCATTAAATGGCTTCAAACGCAAGGGGCAAACTTTGATGTCACTGATGGCCCCGACCCTCACTTTCTTTTAGGGCGCGAGGGCGGCCATCGGCAAAATCGCATTGTCCACCATGCCGATAAAACCGGCTGGGAGAGCGAGCGAACACTTCTTAGCTCCCTTAAGTCACGACCCAACATAACGGTTTTTGAACACTTCTTTGCGCTGGACCTTGCTATAACAGAGGGCGAATGTATTGGGGTCCATCTGCTAGATACGCACTCGGGTCAAATCGTCCAATTTGGCGCTAAGGCAGTAGCTTTGGCTACCGGCGGGTGTGGACAAGCGTATCTATACACCACCAACCCCCCCATCGCAACTGGTGATGGTGTAGCAATGGCTCGCAGGGCAGGCGCAACGATTGCCAATATGGAGTTCATCCAATTCCACCCCACCACGCTTTACCACAATGAAGCCCGATCCTTCTTAATTAGTGAAGCTGTTCGAGGCGAGGGCGGATTACTTATACGCAAGAATGGCGAACGGTTTATGGATGCCTACCACTCAATGGCCGAACTTGCGCCTCGCGATATCGTCGCCCGCGCCATCGACGCTGAGCTTAAGGAGCATAACGAGGAATGTGTCTATTTAGACATAACCCACCTTGCATCTGATTTCATTCAAAAACGCTTCCCCTCCATTTATAAACGATGCTTATCAGTAGGGTTGGATATCACCAAAGAGCCAATTCCTGTTGTGCCTGCAGCGCATTATTCATGCGGCGGCGTTGTGACTGACCTAAATGGCCGTACCAACTTGCCTCGGCTTTATGCCTGTGGAGAAGTCTCATGCACGGGGGTTCACGGCGCTAACCGATTGGCCAGCAACTCATTATTGGAAGCATTAGTTTTCGGTGAACGGGCAGCAAAAGACGCCCTTAACTGGCTTCAAAAACCGGCGCCAGTTAAAGCAACCCCGCTTCCTCAAGCTTCTGCCCATAAGATTGATAACACCGCCGTCTTTAAGTTCAGAAAGCAAATTCAGGAGATCATGTGGTCGCAAGTCGGCATCGTGCGCACAAATGAGCGTTTAGTCCAGGCTCAAAGAGAGCTTGATGCGCTCGCCATCGAAGCTCTTCCCTTGCTCCAATCTCCTACCCCAACCGCCGATAGCGCTGAAATACGCAACTTATTCGATGTCGCCAACATGATTATCGAATGCGCCATTAACCGCAAAGAAAGCCGAGGGCTTCACTATACGCTCGACTACCCTGACAAGGACGATGAGCGATTCTTGAAGGATACAATTCTAGCGCCTCAAGTCAAGATTGAGTGCAACCGCCCATAA